The segment ATAGCCAccacatttcattttattattgaaaacaacatagaactattttcaataactattttaaaaaatattgccaaattccacattttcttttttggtaaaTCATAGATGACTACACAATGAATTAGGTAAATATTTTACCTCATTTCCCACATGGAACTCTTCTAAGCAGATGGGACATTCACTGCAATCAGTTGGAACTGCCTTCAGCCTGAACTTTGGAAGTTCTTGAATAAGAGCCTCCACTGCTTCCCTCtattttccaatttaaataaaagaccAGTCATATAAGAGTGATAAGTGTTAACCACTAAAAGAGAATAGTAAATAATCCATCATAAAAGAAAGTAGCATCATATGCCCCATTAGCATTGTCTATTCATGGTGTATGGAGGACTCTTAACTTCCTGTGTCTGATCATTATCCAACCATTCTAGGATTGCCACTCCCAAATTTCTTGTCAATATCTAGTGCAGTGCCAGTCCAAGCACTGAGTTTGTTTAAATTGCTACCAGTTGCCAGTAAAATACAGAATTGCAAATCATGGGCCAGACTGATCCTAACATCAAATATTGCAGAGCAAATACCCAAAccataggaaagaaaaaaacatactCCAAAATAAAGAAGGGGGACTAGTTCTAAGCCCTGTTAATATATTCACAGTTACCTGAGTTGGAGTCAAGTAAAGGCCAGGATGGTATGCAGCAGCATCTTGACCCATGCCTCTCATCTCCTGACCTGCAGCTTCAAAAGCCCAATCTGGTACCCTGATCATGTCCACCAAAACCCCATATTCTGAAACATGAAGGAAAAATTCACAGCAAATGTCTAGTTTAAGAACCAGCAAACTgatgtaaaataaaatgtaaaacaatTGGGAACCATTTTAGTGAAAACAAAAAGTTTCATGCAGTGTTGTCAATACTCAAATGTAgacaaaacatattgaaatACATCAAAGTGATTTTCATATCAGAAAAATGTGTTCATATTTAGTCCAAGAACCAAGTGTTCAATAATTATGACATAAAGGTTTACTTCCCAAAGGAACACTTCAACGACAGTCAAAAGGTAGAGGTGTCTAAGAAGTTTATTCCACTCTAATTGTTGGATATGTATACTGATACACttccatgaagaagaagaagaagaagcttgaTATGAGTTCACTTAAAATGGTCCTAGTTTCTTTCCAaaccacaaaaagaaaattttcaaaatttaagtggGTAAAAAAACTCTCAATATGTCTACAGAAGGATTAGCCATGGGTATAAACATATTTACTTCATCATGACCTTACTCTAACAAGTAGACTAAACTCAAAATGTTTGACACATCAAGGGTGCAAACTtctttctttatcttcttcaataTCTTAATGTTCATTCTACCAGAATTGCTTGCATGATTATAAAAGAATTACTCTATTTTGATATTAATCATAAAACTAGagtacttcaaattttttaaacttaatatgGATCCTATGTTTAATCCAAGGATCAATTGCCAAAACCTTAAGAAAATGATGGTATAAAACAATATCTTCAGGGTCCAGCGAGCATTGCAGAGCTCAGTGAAAATCTAGAACTCACCCCATATTCTGAAACAGGAATCCCTTGTTGAGCACGTAGTAAGTGTGCTTGTCTTCGTGAAAACCACTGgagaaaaaagttcaaaaaacaCAGATGAAAAGGCATAAAACTTGTCACAAGCAAATCATCTTAGAACTATATTTCTGGCAGGTAGCCCAAATTAAGGATGGCACTAAATAGGAGACGGAAGTGAAATACTCTCACATGCCAAGagcaaattgaattgaatttagtGATACCATACAGGAAGACTAGAAAACACCAACTAACCTTCCCCATGGACATGCAAGCAATGCAAAGGAGTCCACAATAGCTGAAAAGCAACCAAATAAGGAAACCCCATTTCTGACCTTCTTCAGGTAACTGTATGCATTCCAACACATTACATCcatcttttttcccttttttgataggtaaatgcaaataatattaataacaatgGCCACTCAAGAAAAACATGCGAGGAAGAACTTACACAGTCTCTTGCCCTAGTGAACCACAGAGTACCAATTACAGTCCAAGCCCAAAGAAAGGGATAAAGTAGCAAAGAAAGAATGGAAAGAACCACTATTCTTCCACAAAAGCGAGCATATCTCTGCTGCCACCCAAAATCcctaaaagcaaataaaattgaaaaataaagaacaatccGTCATTTGCAATTCAGGATTATACCAAACACCCTTCAAGAACAAAGCAAAGAAACAAGTAAAACCAATAATGCCACTCTAGAAAAAGATTTAAGGAAAAACATATGTACCTCATTTAAATTGACAATCAAACAGatgcaaagaaagaaattataattatttttttttattttaattcacaTTTCATTAAGAAGAACAAAGTTGACTCTAGAAGAATGACTTCTCTCACATTTTGCAAATTACTCTTACAGTTGAGCAACATCCaggcatttcattttttttcccctcttatGCTTTATGGACTTGGACCAAATTGATAGACAAAATTTACCAAATCCTCCAGAATAAAAAACAGAGCTGAAAAGATgtcaaataaaacataaaccCCATAAAGCCTGATCTCAACTGTTCCAGTCAGCTACATAAATTCTGCACATATGGGGTCCTTTTCAGTCATATCATAGGCaaacatgccttttttccaGCACTTCAACACATACTTTCTTTGTCTTCTCTAGTCAACATAAACCATAGGCAGCATGTCTTCTCTATTGTTCTTTTCCTTCTTAAGAAACCCGCGATTTTAACATGGAGTAAATCCAAAAATCTTATTCTTTGGATAAACTTTTGTTCAATCACTCTCTCCACCAATGTTTTATAGGAAAACCCACATGTTTAATATAATGATGACTAGTTTATCATCAGAAATCTCCTTTTTTCTATGAATTTATAAGCATTAAAATGCAGAGTGGAATAACTCATTCAACATTAGTTAATGGAAGATGCAATACGAAAATGGCAAGGACCCATACTAACAAAATTACCATAGTTCCCCTGTAACCATAGTGATTGGATCAATAAGCTTCAGTAATCAAATATTGTTCTACCTTAAAAAGGAGGCCATGACTTCATCAGAAACACTCCCAGATATGTGGAAGTCCTTACAACCACAAGATTTTAgattatttgatttcattaatatAAGGAATCTGCAACTCCACTAGGTGATATTAAATGGAACCCActcattgtttttgtttttgttttttttttttttttaatcttttgataGGTatatttttgtccccattgggacttgaacctagaacaTCCCTCCtcaaccctttaccacttgggCCAAATCTCAAGTGCTAAAGCCCGTTCATTGTTCTCACAAACTTAGGTCTGTACAAGATGTCATACACCAGAAGGTCTCTCTCTATTGAACACATGGTCCTCTGCAACATTATTTTCCACACAGCACAGGCAAAAGTGGCATACACCCTGTTAGTTAAAGGCTTGATACATTTCCTAAAGTACCATGGCTACTTAGTGggaaggaagaagaaggggGTGGCCCGGGTGGGGCGCTGTATTCATACCATCTATGGTTGcagatgagagaaaaaatacatgtgaaaaatcaagaaaagccAACATCAAAAATGATGACTGGTTCCAGATGGTTGCTGCTATGTGCATTGAGGCAGTAGGACCCAAGTGTTCAAAATAAGGGGGAGGCAGTCTTTACTCCACCTACAGGTCAGGAtgccttttttcatttttcttttttcttttttctttcaaagtaaaacattaattttataactaaaaaGGTACTGATTGGTTCACAGTTCTTACTGACCtgccttttttcttcttctttttttttttccaaagaacaACATTCATTTTATAACTAAAAAGGTACTGATTGGTTCATAGttcttataataaaatgaagtcaATTCAGCCACATAGCCCAAATTTCTGGGTTTCTTTGGGACAATGTTAAGTAATACACCAATAGTCTCCAATTTCCATTATTACATTAATAGAAATAAgcacataaaaaagaaagatgagtAGACAACACAAATTACAGGAATATCACTGTTAGATATTAGGATTAAAGCAGTGTGGCATTGAGGATAGATTCAAGTGGAACAGTCCATCATTTAGATTGTCATATCACTCGCTTGCAGCTCATTCCAGTATAAGGATTGTTCAACAAATGTGAATTTCATGTCCTTCCAACAATAACTATTGATACACACACGCACACCCCACAAGTATATACATGGTTTGGGTGATGCATTCAACAGTTAGAGGAACTCTGTTAATCTGGCAAATCGTGGGTAAGAAGCAGAAAAAAGTTAAGAGTACTGCTCCTGTGTGTCTGTCCTGGAAGCTATGAAAGGAAACAAACAGAAGAGCCTTTGAAGATTCTGAGCAAACACAACAAGCAATTAAACTCTCTTTTATGAATACTTTTTTGGAATGGGTTAGATTGTATATAGATGAAGTTCCCATGACCATGATCGGCTTTGTAGACTAGATCAGTTCAAAGTAAGGACAACGGGCGAGGgggtttgttttttgttcttttccttctccttcTGTTTGTATTTGGGTGACATACATATGCTTTGCATGTACTTTGTCGCACATTTGATTCAGGTGCTTTTCTTATTCATATATGTTTTCTTCTgtattgcctatcaaaaaaaaaaaaaaataccacgAGTGTATAGAAAGTTGACAacttaattatttatgtttacTCAACATAGTTAACAAAGGCTGACTCTTTTTTTCATGAAAGTAGAAGCTGAGAGTGATGAACTCTAAACCAGAATAACATATTCATCTCATGTTTAATAGTAAGCTCAATGGAATAAGATAGGAGGCCTTACAAACCCATTCCAGCAGCAAGCCCATTATCTACAAACATCAAGAGCCGAAAAACAAACACAGTGGTATAGTCAACCTGGACCAACAACAAGATGTgaacaagaaattttttttttttttcaacaagctgaagtacaaataaatattaaatcactTTCCAATCCTTAAAATTCAGAATCGAAACATACCATGATCCATATATGCAACGGATATGTACATAGATCGTATCGCTTCCAATTGATTGCTACAATTATTCTAATAGTTAATATTGTTAAAGAATATACATAAATATTCATTCCTCCTGTGGTTGTtaagaaaatttaggaaaacaaaagaaactacACTAGCTGAGGGAAAAACCCTCCCCCTACCCTAGCCTATGCAAATATTTGGCTCTCTCTgagattttccatttttgttgaACTAAAATGACAGCAGAGCAGGATATTAGAAACGCTTATACTCTTttcatttcctccattttctcgtAAAACGAACAGATTGTAAAAGGAGATCCTAATGTCAAATCACAATAGAGGCAAAAAAATTCAAGACCTAAAATATTCTATAGCAATGGGCTTACGAAAACGTACACAAATGTTAACAAAAACTGAGAATAAGCAACAAATTGGTGCCCAATTCAGAGTCATCAAACCTAAttgaaagaatttaaaaaatatatatatgtgaacGAGACCCTCGGAAATGACTATCAAAGGATACACACTAGTAGCGAGCATCGACAAGAAAAACCCATCATACCTGCAAGAACCAAAACGGAATGATACTACCTCAAATTTCGGCACACTAATCAACCGTCTGGTTTCAGAAAAATTACAGgaacaaccaaaaaaatttaaaatttaaaatctcacAAGAAGTCAGTACTCAATTTTTCTTCTCGTTTTCCCACGCTTTCTCAACAAACAAACGGAAagggatataaaaaataaaactcaccACTTGAAATCTACTCCTCGGATAGCCATTGAGCAGGGACTATTCCGAAACCCTAGACTGTGCCCAAGATCTAATCCTCATTTCATGAAACAAATGCTTGATTCAGAGAACCGAATCGTCCGCGAAtcttttttttacaaaatctcGATTGTGACAGTGCGAGAAATGTAACAGTTGAGTTAGGGAGAGAAAGTAGAGAGAGCGAGAGACGGAGAACTGTGGGGAGAGTGAAGAGCGGTGACAGAGGCTTAAACGGAGTGTAGACGGAGGAGGTGCCGTTACTTGACGACGTTAAGACAAGGGTTGGCTTATACGTGACGGAAAATGGCTTGGGTACGATACGAAGAGGTGCAGAGGTCGGGGCCCAATTTGCTGTAAAAGGCGCACACGGGGTTCGTGTGTGGCTCAGCTTTTGTCTGCCCGGACATTGTACGGACGCAAGTGGGTGACACGTAGGACATTGCTGACGTGTTGGAATTAGGTTCGCTGACCTGGGGGACATTTcatgaaactttttattttttaaaattaccggACGATTTTTCAATGTACATCTCCATGCAATACTACCAGATAAGAAGCAATTTATCATTAATTTACACAAAGGTGtatcattttgaaaattggtgattgatttaagataaataaattcaGTGGGATGTCTAATTGCCTATTGACTTTTATAAAACAAGACATTTgtgcataaaaataaatcagtatcttaaaagaaaagaaaaatgctaTGTGGATCACTAGGTAATaaagttaatattatatataattttttattattttataaaaaaaaataatttaataaaaacaaataaaacaaaaattttaaaattttaagcatttttaggtatttgtgtttaaaataatattataacttCATGTAACTCTGTGCATATATTTActctataataaaaaatctagatatcaaaattaaaataattatattttaatattttataaaagaattaattgaataaaaaaaattaaactatgaATGTACACTCTAGAGTTGTATTGAAAGATTATTCCAAATTAGGTTTGATTTTTAAGTACCATTATTGATATTTGAAAAGGCCATCAAAGACAAAAccttaaataaatatgaaaattaaatccCATTGATAGTAAGGCTctgttattgaaattttttttgtttaattagcATATTATTGATAGTAAGGTTGTgttattgaaattttctatttaattagcATATTGGTGAGTAAGATTGTAACTAGTGCTCGTGCATGCTTaacaatatcattttttactaGCTTCCTATGAGTGAAAGGTGAGTATACTTAAAATAAGGTGTGTTCAGATTGTTTTCTAGGCAAATTCTTTCGAAActtaagttagttttttttaaaaaaaaattgaagttagtTTTTGGAAGAAACGAGTTATGACTTTTTTAAGAAACTTTTGTCATATTcgaatttaatgtttaataactATTTATTTTGACAAAGTTACAACATTTCATGTACttttttaatgctttaaatACTAATAATTGACTACACGAAAAACAACTCTTGGACGTAAAGTCAAACGTTTATGTTCATGATCGCTTTTATCGTAATGGTTCAGAACATTTATTACTTTACGCACTTTATTACTTTACGCAATGAATATAGATACGGTCCAGATAGCCCTTTGTCCGTCATATACGTGGACCGAAAATGAATTTATACTTGGATGGATGCGGATCCTATCCCGACACTATTATTCAGAGAGCACACATTCAAAAGGGGGTTGGCTTAAACTAAACTACCTCCAAGAGTACTTTGGAAGCTGCAAAGGGCATATATATCTAGATAGTTCaacaataagaatataaaaacaTATGATGTAAGACACCCAATCTATATCTGCCGACCTTGGACATTCCGTCAGCTTTGCTGGCCCTCTGATGCTACGCCAACACATACTTCCACAGCtgacctaaaaaaaaaaaagtggccaCTGGGGCTCCAGTAATCCGATTAGCTGATGCATGGCCTAGAGATATCTGTCATGTTAGAGTATTATCTTGACACGTATTTGAGTATTTGCAAGGCATATAGATGtgtttgatattatatataaagtatGTATGGATTTCTTTAAACCCATGAAGGTCAATACAATGTCCTAATCTGACGCTGGTAATGGGCTAATGCAGTGTGGAAAGCACTATTCAGTAAAGTTTCTTTGTTGGATAGCAGTAACAGAGCATGCTACGTCAGAGCTGGATTGTCTTGGTACACTAGTGCCAATAGTCATGGGGGCTCTGTCATCAAAGTGAAGTGCCTGGATCCTTAGAGAAATAGCTGGTTGGATGCATACATAGATATAAATCACAGCAAGCCAAGCTGGGAACTGCTTGCATAGACACTTGCAATACCATTGTCGTCCCTGATTGCTTTCCAGGTTAGAATAGCTCtagaaattccaaaaaataagcTTTGAACTAACGAGTAAAAATTTTCCCTTTAAAGGGGTAGCAGAGACAAGAAAACAAAGGTTGATTTAGCCTCTGAGGCCTGATGGTTTATGCTGTTTTGTTTCTGTTGGGATGCAACAATGTCAGTTAAATCCTAATATCAGTCATCCAAATGCTGACCCTTAGAACAGGCCCATGAGGTGTGTGCGAATATCATAGAAGGTTTGACCTACTCTTATTGGGCACTAACAGATTTTTAAATGAGATGGTCAAAGTTGACATAAGAGCTTCCAAGAATGAAGAAATCGATTCAAGAACCCACCTTTTCTATTGAGGTTGGTGGAGGGGAAAGGTTTTGTTTTATCTACATGATGAACTCTagaagattcaaaattttaacttattttgttttcctatcAGCAGCTAAACAGAGCACTAAAATCCATTTCATGCCACAGAACATGAAATCCAAAACTCCAAATTGAAAACCCTAAACTTTTGATTAGGTAAAAATTGCCCACCTTCAATTGTGTCCATGTTAGCACTCTCCCTTCCTAACCAATTACCTTACAATGTAAAAGCCACAGTAAACATCTGCTTGTTCCCTTTTTCTGAAAACCCACTGGCAACTCAGGTTGGCATTGAACATTAAGCTTTCAATTTTGGGCTCCCTAGCCCAAACCAAAAGGCACCTTCCAATATCTATTAAAACTCATGCTCTTCATATGATCCTAGAGAGCAATTCCCCCATCACCTAGTGGCACACTGAGCCTAGGTAGAATGTCCAGTTCCTCCCAGGTAAGAAGCCACAGCCTAAAGCTACCAAATCCATGACCTCAAGTTTGTTCTGAAATGGAGGCTTTCCAAATGAGACATCTAGAGAAGTTCTGCTGCCAAAATAATAACACAAGTCTAGCTCCTTCTCAAGGTTTGGTAAATTGTATTCTTAAACTCTCTTGAGGAGTCATCCGCTAGGTACAAGTCCCACATGCATACATATACAGGATGCTCCTTCCTTCCCAGCATAGGAAGTAATCTTACTGATTAGATGGAATGAACCCACTGCTGTACAATCAAGAAGATGCCCCA is part of the Vitis riparia cultivar Riparia Gloire de Montpellier isolate 1030 chromosome 17, EGFV_Vit.rip_1.0, whole genome shotgun sequence genome and harbors:
- the LOC117904697 gene encoding E3 ubiquitin-protein ligase SIS3 isoform X2 translates to MAIRGVDFKWYDGFFLSMLATSVIIVAINWKRYDLCTYPLHIWIMVDYTTVFVFRLLMFVDNGLAAGMGLDFGWQQRYARFCGRIVVLSILSLLLYPFLWAWTVIGTLWFTRARDCLPEEGQKWGFLIWLLFSYCGLLCIACMSMGKWFSRRQAHLLRAQQGIPVSEYGVLVDMIRVPDWAFEAAGQEMRGMGQDAAAYHPGLYLTPTQREAVEALIQELPKFRLKAVPTDCSECPICLEEFHVGNEVRGLPCAHNFHVECIDEWLRLNVKCPRCRCSVFPNLDLSALTNFRADSERSSASVVTATRYVRVQPPSQGYMLRLQGFLRPVRTENAGVGNDADNALENAENGGLPVVTHDATNTEPAPFDNGVLVHHSTPPQS
- the LOC117904697 gene encoding E3 ubiquitin-protein ligase SIS3 isoform X3; the protein is MAIRGVDFKWDFGWQQRYARFCGRIVVLSILSLLLYPFLWAWTVIGTLWFTRARDCLPEEGQKWGFLIWLLFSYCGLLCIACMSMGKWFSRRQAHLLRAQQGIPVSEYGVLVDMIRVPDWAFEAAGQEMRGMGQDAAAYHPGLYLTPTQREAVEALIQELPKFRLKAVPTDCSECPICLEEFHVGNEVRGLPCAHNFHVECIDEWLRLNVKCPRCRCSVFPNLDLSALTNFRADSERSSASVVTATRYVRVQPPSQGYMLRLQGFLRPVRTENAGVGNDADNALENAENGGLPVVTHDATNTEPAPFDNGVLVHHSTPPQS
- the LOC117904697 gene encoding E3 ubiquitin-protein ligase SIS3 isoform X1; amino-acid sequence: MAIRGVDFKWYDGFFLSMLATSVIIVAINWKRYDLCTYPLHIWIMVDYTTVFVFRLLMFVDNGLAAGMGLDFGWQQRYARFCGRIVVLSILSLLLYPFLWAWTVIGTLWFTRARDCLPEEGQKWGFLIWLLFSYCGLLCIACMSMGKWFSRRQAHLLRAQQGIPVSEYGVLVDMIRVPDWAFEAAGQEMRGMGQDAAAYHPGLYLTPTQREAVEALIQELPKFRLKAVPTDCSECPICLEEFHVGNEVRGLPCAHNFHVECIDEWLRLNVKCPRCRCSVFPNLDLSALTNFRADSERSSASVVTATRYVRVQPPSQGYMLRLQGFLRPVRTENAGVGNDADNALENAENGGLPVVTHDATNTEPAPFDNGVLVHHSTPPQS